One Dioscorea cayenensis subsp. rotundata cultivar TDr96_F1 chromosome 17, TDr96_F1_v2_PseudoChromosome.rev07_lg8_w22 25.fasta, whole genome shotgun sequence DNA window includes the following coding sequences:
- the LOC120280262 gene encoding uncharacterized protein LOC120280262, translated as MSKELDWTLIPSLFSDEMDKYLNAVDCVRARSVCMAWFDSIKERQNAPLLILLDIEDEDGTIKGLSLFDLVRKEIIPIGPIISYGLPRSYYLGSSHGCIFLGKYSLRKNGNKKLSIILIKPFSDEILLNLPSLRERRIGRVFLSQQPFRLPNDNLVVVYYPHHQGKTFYFICPMKEHQWHSFRLDDRPDDVVSIGGHFYANFGRVLSEIDLWNGKHLDVDILLPGLNQLQSSDPAFFLRSFEDHDGTLFLLITSSVRKSTFCFTSVSPTQMGDYDQHLFDPPFHWHKDRFLLIPDELTVKLRNARFFLHDYYPLHLLLRLSAFWPIGWRPGGVDYIQFDSFLIC; from the coding sequence ATGAGCAAAGAGCTGGATTGGACTTTAATCCCCAGCTTATTCAGCGATGAGATGGATAAATATCTCAATGCTGTTGACTGTGTCCGTGCGCGTTCTGTCTGTATGGCTTGGTTCGATAGCATAAAAGAACGCCAAAACGCCCCACTTCTGATCCTGCTTGACATTGAGGATGAAGATGGTACAATAAAGGGTTTATCGCTCTTTGATCTTGTCCGCAAAGAGATCATCCCCATTGGGCCCATCATCTCTTACGGGCTTCCGAGGTCGTACTACCTCGGTTCATCTCATGGCTGTATCTTCCTAGGGAAGTACTCTCTTCGAAAAAATGGCAATAAAAAACTTAGTATAATACTCATCAAACCTTTTTCTGATGAAATACTATTGAACCTTCCATCACTGCGTGAAAGACGAATTGGACGTGTCTTTCTCAGCCAGCAGCCATTCCGCCTCCCCAACGATAACCTGGTTGTTGTTTACTACCCGCATCATCAAGGAAAGACATTTTACTTTATATGCCCTATGAAAGAGCATCAGTGGCACTCATTCAGGTTAGATGACAGACCTGATGATGTGGTGAGTATCGGGGGTCATTTTTATGCTAACTTTGGCAGAGTACTTTCAGAAATTGATCTTTGGAATGGAAAACATTTGGATGTGGATATACTATTACCGGGCTTGAATCAACTCCAGTCTTCAGACCCAGCCTTTTTCTTGAGGTCATTTGAAGACCACGATGGGACActatttcttctcatcacatCCTCTGTCAGGAAAAGCACTTTCTGTTTTACAAGCGTGAGTCCCACCCAAATGGGTGACTATGATCAACATCTCTTTGATCCGCCATTTCACTGGCATAAAGACAGGTTTTTGCTGATTCCAGATGAGTTAACAGTAAAATTACGAAATGCTCGAttttttttgcatgattactaTCCATTACACCTGCTGCTTCGGTTGTCTGCATTTTGGCCAATTGGATGGAGACCGGGGGGGGTGGATTACATACAGTTCGATTCTTTCTTGATTTGTTAG